Proteins encoded by one window of Pseudomonas tructae:
- a CDS encoding HAD family hydrolase — protein MSLQQIRHWVFDMDGTLTVAVHDFAAIKEALEIPQTHDILTHLAALPADEAAAKHAWLLEHERELAIGSRPATGAVELVRDLAARGCQLGILTRNARELAHVTLKAIGLADCFAVEHILGRDEAPPKPHPGGLLKLAEAWDVAPTEMVMVGDYRFDLDCGRAAGARTILVNLPDNPWPQLADWHAADCRALQVMLDH, from the coding sequence ATGAGCCTGCAGCAGATTCGCCATTGGGTGTTCGACATGGACGGCACCCTGACCGTCGCCGTGCATGATTTTGCGGCGATCAAGGAGGCGCTGGAAATTCCCCAGACCCACGACATTCTCACCCACCTGGCGGCCTTGCCAGCCGATGAGGCTGCGGCCAAGCACGCCTGGTTGCTCGAGCATGAGCGTGAGTTGGCGATTGGGTCGCGCCCTGCGACTGGCGCTGTGGAGCTGGTTCGCGATCTGGCTGCACGTGGATGCCAGCTAGGCATCCTTACCCGCAATGCCCGGGAGCTGGCGCATGTCACCCTCAAGGCAATCGGCCTGGCCGACTGCTTTGCTGTCGAGCACATCCTCGGTCGCGATGAAGCACCGCCCAAGCCGCACCCGGGCGGCTTGCTGAAACTGGCCGAAGCCTGGGATGTGGCGCCGACTGAAATGGTCATGGTTGGCGATTACCGCTTCGACCTGGACTGTGGTCGTGCGGCCGGGGCGCGGACGATCCTGGTCAACCTGCCGGACAATCCCTGGCCGCAGCTTGCCGACTGGCATGCGGCGGATTGTCGGGCGTTGCAGGTGATGCTCGACCATTGA
- the tesB gene encoding acyl-CoA thioesterase II, with the protein MSHVLDDLVDLLSLESIEENLFRGRSQDLGFRQLYGGQVLGQSLSAASQTVEEARHVHSLHGYFLRPGDASMPVVYSVDRVRDGGSFSTRRVTAIQKGQTIFTCSASFQYDEEGFEHQSQMPSVVGPENLPSEVELAKRMADRLPETIRDKMLCAKPIEMRPVTAVDPFNPKPGEPVKYVWFRADGNLPDVPALHKYMLAYASDFGLLTTSLLPHGKSVWQKDMQIASLDHALWFHGDLRADQWLLYAMDSPWAGNARGFARGNIYNQAGQLVASSCQEGLIRHRKDWQ; encoded by the coding sequence ATGAGCCACGTGTTGGACGATCTGGTTGACCTGTTGAGCCTGGAGTCGATCGAGGAAAACCTGTTCCGCGGGCGAAGCCAGGACCTGGGGTTTCGCCAGTTGTACGGTGGCCAGGTACTGGGCCAGTCGCTGTCGGCGGCCAGTCAGACGGTCGAAGAAGCGCGCCATGTGCATTCGCTGCACGGTTACTTCCTGCGCCCGGGCGATGCCAGCATGCCGGTGGTCTATTCGGTCGACCGCGTGCGCGATGGCGGCAGTTTCAGCACCCGGCGGGTGACGGCGATCCAGAAGGGCCAGACCATCTTCACCTGCAGCGCCTCGTTCCAGTACGACGAAGAAGGCTTCGAGCACCAGAGTCAGATGCCCAGTGTGGTCGGCCCGGAAAACCTGCCGTCGGAAGTCGAGCTGGCCAAGCGCATGGCCGATCGTCTGCCTGAAACCATTCGCGACAAGATGCTCTGCGCCAAGCCGATCGAAATGCGCCCGGTGACCGCGGTGGATCCGTTCAACCCCAAGCCGGGCGAACCGGTCAAGTACGTCTGGTTCCGCGCCGATGGCAACCTGCCGGACGTGCCGGCGCTGCACAAGTACATGCTCGCCTACGCCTCGGATTTCGGCCTGCTGACCACCTCGCTGCTGCCCCATGGAAAATCGGTGTGGCAGAAGGACATGCAGATCGCCAGCCTCGACCATGCCTTGTGGTTCCACGGCGACCTGCGCGCCGACCAGTGGCTGCTGTACGCCATGGACAGCCCGTGGGCCGGTAATGCCCGTGGTTTTGCCCGTGGCAATATCTACAACCAGGCCGGGCAACTGGTGGCCTCATCGTGCCAGGAAGGCCTGATTCGTCATCGCAAGGATTGGCAATGA